A region of Saimiri boliviensis isolate mSaiBol1 chromosome 8, mSaiBol1.pri, whole genome shotgun sequence DNA encodes the following proteins:
- the STAB1 gene encoding stabilin-1 isoform X3, with protein MAGPRGLLPLCLLAFYLAAFSFIRGQGPSKRCDVKTTLATHVPCTSCAAVKKQTCPPGWLRELPDQIAQDCRYEVQLGGSVVSMSGCRRKCWKYMVEKACCPGYWGSQCYECPGGAETPCNGHGTCLDGIDRNGTCVCQENFRGSACQECQDPNRFGPDCQSVCSCVHGVCNHGPRGDGSCRCLAGYTGPHCDQELPVCQELRCPQNTQCTAEAPSCRCLPGYTQQGSECQAPNPCWPSPCSPLARCSVSPTGQAQCHCPENYHGDGMVCLPKDPCTDNLAGCPSNSTLCVYQKPGQASCVCRSGLVSINSNASGGCQAFCSPYSCDRSATCQVTADGKTSCVCKQGEVGDGRACYGHLLHEVQKAMQTGRVFLQLRVAMTMMDQGCREILTTAGPFTVLVPSISSSSSRTMNASLAQQLCRQHIIAGQHVLEDTKTQQTRRWWTLAGQEITVAFNQFTKYSYKYKDQPQQTFNIYKPNNAAANGIFHVVTALRWQPPSGISGDPKRTISQILASTEAFSRFETILENCGLPSILDGPGPFTVFAPSNEAVDSLRDGRLIYLFTTGLSKLQELVRYHVYNHGQLTVEKLISKGRILTMANQVLAVNISEEGRILLGPEGVPLQRMDLLASNGVIHMLDGILLPPTILPILPKHCNEEQHKIVVGSCVDCQALNTSTCPLNSVKLDILPKECVYVHDPAGLNVLKKGCASYCNQTIMKQGCCKGFFGPDCTQCPGGFSSPCYGKGNCSDGIQGNGACLCFPDYKGIACHICSNPNKHGDQCQEDCGCVHGLCDNRPGSGGVCQQGTCAPGFSGRFCNETVRYCGPIEMAVHCHLHAHCVTQGGFARCRCLDGFEGNGFSCTPSNPCSHPDRGGCSENAECVPGARGTHNCTCHKGWSGDGHICVAIDECELDTRGGCHADALCSYVGPGQSRCTCKPGFAGDGYQCSPIDPCRAGNGGCHGLATCQAVGGGQRVCTCPPGFGGDGLSCYGDIFQELEANAHFSVFYQWFKSAGITLPADRQVTALVPSEAAIRRLSPEDQAFWLQPRMLPNLVRAHFLQGAFFEKELARLHGQEAATLDPSTHWEIRNISGRVWVQNASVDVADLLATNGVLHIISQVLLPPRGDVPGVQGLLQQLDLVPAFSLFRDLLQHHRLVPQIEAATAYTIFVPTNHSLEAQGNSSRLDADTVRHHVILGEALSLEALGKGGHRNSLLGPAHWIVFYNHSGQPEVNHVPLEGPMLEAPGRSLIGLSGVLSVGSSRCLHSHAEALREKCVNCTRKFRCTQGYQLQDTPRKSCVYRSGFSFARGCSYTCAKKIQVPDCCPGFFGTLCEPCPGGLGGVCSGHGQCQDRFLGSGECRCHEGFHGTACEMCELGRYGPNCTGVCDCAHGLCQEGLQGDGSCVCNVGWQGLHCDQKIAGPQCPRKCDPNANCVQDLAGAPTCACAAGYSGSGTFCSEVDPCAHGHGGCSPHANCTKVAPGQRTCTCQDGYTGDGELCQEINSCLIHHGGCHIHAECIPTGPQQVSCSCLEGYSGDGIRTCDLLDPCSKNNGGCSPYATCKSTGDGQRTCTCDTAHVGDGLTCRTRVGLELQKDKHASFFSLHLLEYKELKGDGPFTIFVPHAYLMSNLSQDELARIRAHRQLVFRYHVIGCLRLRSEDLLEQEYATALSGHPLRFSEREGSIYLNDFARVVSSNHEAVNGILHFIDRVLLPPEALHWKPGDAPVLRRNVTAAAQSFGYKIVGSLLKMAGLLPLLRDPSHRPFTMLWPTDATLQALPLERQAWLYHEDHRDKLAAILRGHIIRNVEALASDLPNLGPLRTMHGTPISFSCSRMRPGELMVGEDDAHIVQRHLPFEGGLAYGIDQLLEPPGLGARCDRFETRALLLNTCSICGLEPPCPQGSQEQGRPEACWRLSSKFWTSPSLHSLGLRSVWVQPHVWVRPRSVGRGCRRNCVTTTWKPSCCPGHYGSECQACPGGPSSPCSDHGVCMDGMSGSGQCLCRSGFVGTACELCAPGAFGLHCQACRCTVHGRCDEGLGGSGSCFCDEGWTGPRCEVQLELQPVCTPPCAPEAVCRAGNSCECSLGYEGDGRMCTVADLCQDGHGGCSEHANCSQVGTVVTCTCLPNYEGDGWSCRARNPCADGHRGGCSEHADCLSTGLNTRRCECHSGYVGDGLQCLEESEPPVDRCLGQPPPCHSDAVCTDLHFQEKRAGVFHLQATSGPYGLNFSEAEAACEAQGAVLASFPQLSAAQQLGFHLCLMGWLANGSAAHPVVFPTADCGSGRVGIVSLGARKNLSERWDAYCFRVQDVACQCRDGFVGDGISTCNGKLLDVLAATANFSTFYGMLLGYANATQRGLDFLDFLEDELTYKTLFVPVNEGFGDNMTLSGPDLELHASNVTFLSANASQGKLLLAHSGLSLIIRDVGPDNSSWAPVVSVATVPPCWRWPSPWGLTLVSLQAPGTVVVSHVIMWDIMAFNGIIHALASPLLAPPQPWLLLAPEAPPVAAGVGAVLAAGALLGLVAGALYLRTRGKPTGFGFSAFQAEDDADGVSPWQEGTNPTLVSVPNPIFGSHDTFCEPFDDSLLEDDFPDTQRILTVK; from the exons ATGGCAGGACCCCGGGGCCTCCTCCCGCTCTGCCTCCTGGCCTTCTACCTGGCAGCCTTCAGCTTCATCAGAGGGCAG GGGCCGTCCAAACGCTGTGATGTGAAAACCACGCTTGCCACTCACGTACCCTGCACCTCGTGCGCGGCCGTCAAGAAGCAGACGTGTCCCCCAGGCTGGCTTCGGGAGCTCCCGGATCAGATAGCCCAGGACTGCCG CTACGAAGTACAGCTGGGGGGCTCTGTGGTGTCCATGAGCGGCTGCAGACGGAAGTGCTGGAAGTACATGGTGGAGAAGGCCTGCTGCCCTGGCTACTGGGGCTCCCAGTGCTACG AATGCCCTGGCGGTGCCGAGACCCCATGCAATGGCCACGGGACCTGCTTGGATGGCATAGACAGGAACGGGACCTGTGTGTGCCAG GAAAACTTCCGTGGCTCAGCCTGCCAGGAGTGCCAAGACCCCAACCGGTTCGGGCCTGACTGCCAATCAG TGTGCAGCTGTGTGCACGGTGTGTGCAACCATGGGCCACGTGGAGATGGAAGCTGCCGGTGCCTTGCTGGATATACTGGCCCCCACTGTGATCAAG AGCTGCCCGTCTGCCAGGAGCTACGCTGTCCCCAGAACACCCAGTGCACTGCAGAGGCCCCCAGCTGTAGGTGCCTGCCCGGCTACACACAGCAGGGCAGTGAATGCCAAG cccccaacccctgctggCCATCACCCTGCTCACCACTGGCCCGGTGCTCGGTAAGCCCCACGGGGCAGGCTCAGTGTCATTGTCCTGAGAACTACCATGGCGATGGGATGGTGTGTCTGCCCAAGGACCCGTGCACCGACAACCTTGCTGGCTGCCCCAGCAACTCTACCTTGTGTGTGTACCAGAAGCCGGGCCAG GCTTCCTGCGTCTGCAGGTCAGGCCTGGTCAGCATCAACAGCAATGCCTCTGGGGGCTGCCAAGCCTTCTGCTCCCCCTACTCGTGCGACCGGTCGGCCACCTGCCAGGTGACCGCTGATGGGAAGACCAG CTGTGTGTGTAAGCAGGGCGAGGTGGGGGATGGGCGTGCCTGCTACGGACACCTGCTCCACGAGGTGCAGAAGGCCATGCAGACAGGCCGGGTGTTCCTGCAGCTGAGGGTCGCCATGACCATGATGG ACCAGGGCTGCCGGGAGATCCTCACCACAGCAGGCCCATTCACCGTGCTGGTGCCGTCcatatcctcctcctcctccaggaccATGAAC GCGTCCCTCGCCCAGCAGCTCTGCCGACAGCACATCATCGCAGGGCAGCACGTCCTAGAGGACACAAAGACCCAGCAGACACGAAGGTGGTGGACGCTGGCTGGGCAGGAGATCACTGTCGCCTTCAACCAATTCACG AAATACTCCTACAAGTACAAAGACCAGCCCCAGCAGACATTCAACATCTACAAGCCCAATAACGCAGCAGCCAATGGCATCTTCCACGTAGTCACTGCCCTGCGGTGGCAGCCCCCCTCTGGGATCTCGGGGGATCCCAAG AGAACTATCAGTCAGATCCTCGCCTCTACCGAGGCCTTCAGCCGCTTTGAAACCATCCTGGAG AACTGTGGGCTGCCCTCCATCCTGGACGGACCTGGGCCCTTCACAGTCTTTGCCCCAAGCAATGAGGCTGTGGACAGCCTGCGTGACGGCCGCCTAATCTACCTCTTCACAACA GGTCTCTCCAAACTGCAGGAGTTGGTGAGGTACCACGTCTACAACCACGGCCAG CTGACTGTTGAGAAGCTCATCTCCAAGGGCCGGATCCTCACCATGGCCAACCAGGTCCTGGCCGTGAACATCTCTGAGGAG GGGCGCATTCTGCTGGGACCTGAAGGGGTCCCGCTGCAGAGGATGGACCTGCTGGCCTCCAATGGTGTGATCCACATGCTGGATGGCATCCTGCTGCCCCCGACCATCTTGCCCATCCTGCCCAAGCACTGCAACGAGGAGCAGCACAAGATCGTGGTG ggcTCCTGTGTGGACTGCCAAGCCCTGAACACCAGCACTTGCCCGCTCAACAGTGTGAAGCTG GACATCTTACCCAAGGAGTGTGTCTACGTCCATGACCCAGCTGGGCTCAATGTGCTAAAGAAGGGCTGTGCCAGCTACTGCAACCAAACCATCATG AAACAAGGCTGCTGCAAAGGTTTCTTCGGGCCTGACTGCACACAGTGTCCTGGGGGCTTCTCCAGCCCCTGCTACGGCAAGGGCAAC TGCAGCGATGGGATCCAGGGCAACGgggcctgcctctgcttcccagactaCAAGGGCATTGCCTGCCACATCTGCTCCAACCCAAACAAGCATGGAGATCAGTGCCAGGAAG ACTGCGGCTGTGTCCATGGTCTCTGCGACAACCGTCCAGGCAGTGGGGGGGTGTGCCAGCAGGGCACGTGTGCCCCTGGCTTCAGCGGCCGCTTCTGCAATGAGACCGTGAGGTACTGTGGGCCCATAGAGATGGCTGTGCACTGCCACCTGCATGCCCACTGTGTTACCCAAGGGGGCTTTGCCAG GTGTCGTTGTCTTGATGGCTTTGAGGGCAATGGCTTCTCCTGCACACCCAGCAACCCCTGCTCCCACCCAGACCGTGGCGGCTGCTCAGAGAAT GCTGAGTGTGTCCCTGGAGCCCGGGGCACCCACAACTGCACATGCCACAAAGGCTGGAGTGGGGATGGCCACATCTGTGTTGCTATTGATGAGTGTGAGCTGGACACGAGAGGTGGCTGCCACGCTGACGCCCTCTGCAGCTATGTTGGCCCTGGGCAG AGCCGATGCACCTGCAAGCCGGGCTTTGCCGGGGACGGCTACCAGTGCAGTCCCATCGACCCGTGCCGGGCAGGCAATGGCGGCTGCCACGGCCTG GCCACCTGCCAGGCAGTGGGGGGAGGTCAGCGGGTCTGCACGTGCCCCCCTGGCTTTGGGGGTGATGGCCTCAGCTGTTACGGAGACATCTTCCAG gAGCTGGAGGCAAATGCCCACTTCTCCGTCTTCTACCAGTGGTTCAAG AGTGCCGGCATCACGCTTCCTGCCGACCGCCAAGTCACAGCTCTGGTGCCCTCTGAGGCTGCCATCCGTCGGCTGAGCCCCGAGGACCAAGCTTTCTGGCTGCAGCCACGGATGCTGCCGAACCTGGTCAG GGCCCACTTTCTCCAAGGTGCCTTCTTCGAAAAGGAGCTGGCCCGGCTGCATGGGCAGGAAGCGGCCACCCTGGACCCCAGCACACACTGGGAGATTCGCAACATTAGTGGG AGGGTCTGGGTGCAGAATGCCAGTGTGGACGTAGCTGACCTCCTTGCCACCAACGGTGTCCTACACATCATCAGCCAG GTCTTACTGCCCCCTCGAGGGGATGTGCCTGGTGTGCAGGGGTTGCTGCAGCAGCTGGACTTGGTGCCTGCCTTCAGCCTCTTCCGGGACTTGCTGCAG CACCATAGGTTGGTTCCTCAGATTGAGGCTGCCACTGCCTACACCATCTTCGTGCCCACCAACCACTCCCTGGAGGCCCAGGGCAATAGCAGCCGCCTG gACGCAGACACAGTGCGGCACCACGTGATCCTGGGGGAGGCCCTCTCCTTGGAAGCCCTGGGGAAGGGTGGGCACCGCAACTCCCTCCTGGGCCCTGCCCATTGGATCGTCTTCTACAACCACAGTGGCCAG CCTGAGGTAAACCATGTACCGCTGGAAGGCCCCATGCTGGAGGCCCCCGGCCGCTCGCTGATCGGCCTGTCGGGGGTCCTGTCAGTGGGCTCAAGCCGCTGCCTGCATAGCCATGCTGAGGCCCTGCGG GAGAAATGTGTAAACTGCACCAGGAAATTCCGCTGCACTCAGGGCTACCAGCTTCAG GACACACCCAGGAAAAGCTGTGTCTACCGATCTGGCTTCTCTTTTGCCCGGGGCTGCTCTTACACATGTGCCAAGAAGATTCAG GTGCCAGACTGCTGTCCTGGCTTCTTTGGCACGCTGTGTGAGCCATGCCCAGGGGGCCTGGGAGGTGTGTGCTCAGGCCACGGGCAGTGCCAGGACAGGTTCTTGGGCAGCGGGGAGTGCCGCTGCCACGAGGGCTTCCACGGAACAGCCTGTGAGATGTGTGAGCTGGGCCGCTATGGACCCAACTGCACCGGAG TGTGTGATTGTGCCCATGGGCTGTGCCAGGAGGGGCTGCAAGGGGACGGAAGCTGTGTCTGTAATGTGGGCTGGCAGGGCCTCCACTGTGACCAGA AAATTGCCGGCCCGCAGTGCCCTAGGAAGTGTGACCCCAATGCCAA CTGCGTGCAGGACTTGGCCGGAGCCCCCACGTGTGCCTGCGCCGCAGGATACTCCGGCAGTGGCACCTTCTGCTCAG AGGTGGACCCCTGTGCCCATGGCCACGGCGGCTGCTCCCCCCATGCCAACTGTACCAAGGTGGCACCTGGGCAGCGGACATGCACCTGCCAGGATGGCTACACAGGCGATGGGGAGCTGTGCCAGG AAATTAACAGCTGTCTCATCCACCACGGGGGCTGCCACATTCATGCCGAGTGCATCCCCACGGGCCCCCAGCAG GTCTCCTGCAGCTGCCTCGAGGGCTACAGTGGGGATGGCATCCGGACCTGCGACCTCCTGGACCCCTGCTCTAAG AACAATGGAGGCTGCAGCCCTTATGCCACGTGCAAAAGCACAGGGGATGGCCAGAGGACCTGTACCTGTGACACAGCTCACGTGGGGGACGGCCTCACCTGCCGTACCCGAGTCGGCCTG GAGCTCCAGAAGGATAAGCATGCCTCAttcttcagcctccacctcctg GAATACAAGGAGCTCAAGGGCGATGGGCCTTTCACCATCTTCGTGCCTCACGCCTATCTAATGAGCAACCTGTCGCAG GATGAGCTGGCCCGGATTCGCGCGCATCGCCAGCTGGTGTTTCGCTACCATGTGATTGGCTGCCTGCGGCTGCGAAGCGAGGATCTGCTGGAGCAGGAGTACGCCACAGCGCTCTCGGGGCACCCACTGCGCTTCAGCGAGAGGGAG GGCAGCATATACCTCAATGACTTCGCGCGTGTGGTGAGCAGCAACCATGAGGCGGTGAATGGCATACTGCACTTCATCGACCGTGTCCTGCTGCCCCCTGAGGCACTGCACTGGAAGCCGGGTGATGCGCCCGTCCTGAGG AGAAACGTCACCGCCGCTGCCCAGAGCTTTGGTTACAAGATCGTCGGCAGCCTCCTGAAG ATGGCTGGGCTCCTGCCCCTGCTTCGAGACCCATCCCATAGGCCCTTCACAATGCTGTGGCCCACAGATGCCACCTTGCAAGCCCTGCCTCTGGAACGTCAGGCCTGGCTGTACCATGAGGACCACCGTGACAAGCTAGCAGCCATTCTGCGGGGCCACATAATCCGCAATGTCGAG GCCTTGGCATCTGACCTGCCCAATCTGGGCCCACTTCGAACTATGCATGGGACCCCCATCTCTTTCTCCTGCAGCCGAATGAGGCCC GGTGAGCTCATGGTGGGTGAGGATGATGCCCACATTGTGCAGCGGCATTTGCCCTTTGAGGGTGGCCTGGCCTACGGCATCGACCAGCTGCTGGAGCCACCTGGCCTTGGTGCTCGCTGTGACCGCTTTGAGACCCGGGCCCTGCTACTG AACACTTGCAGCATCTGCGGGCTGGAGCCACCCTGTCCTCAGGGGTCACAGGAGCAG GGCAGACCTGAGGCCTGCTGGCGCCTATCCTCCAAGTTTTGGACGTCCCCTTCGCTGCACTCTTTGGGTCTACGCAGTGTCTGGGTCCAGCCCCATGTTTGGGTTCGGCCCCGAAGCGTGGGCAGGGGCTGCCGCCGCAATTGTGTCACCACCACCTGGAAACCCAGCTGCTGCCCTGGTCACTATGGCAGTGAGTGCCAAG CTTGCCCTGGCGGCCCCAGCAGCCCTTGTAGTGACCATGGCGTGTGCATGGACGGCATGAGTGGCAGTGGCCAGTGTCTGTGCCGTTCAGGTTTTGTGGGGACAGCCTGTGAACTCTGTGCTCCCGGTGCCTTTGGGCTCCATTGTCAAG CCTGCCGCTGCACCGTGCATGGCCGCTGTGATGAGGGCCTTGGGGGCTCTGGCTCCTGCTTCTGTGATGAGGGCTGGACTGGGCCACGCTGTGAAGTGCAACTGG AGCTGCAGCCTGTGTGTACCCCACCCTGTGCACCTGAGGCCGTGTGCCGTGCAGGGAACAGCTGCGAGTGCAGCCTGGGCTACGAAGGGGACGGCCGCATGTGTACAG TGGCAGACCTGTGccaggatgggcatggtggttgcagtgagcatgcCAACTGCAGCCAGGTGGGAACAGTGGTCACTTGTACCTGCCTGCCCAACTACGAGGGCGATGGCTGGAGCTGCCGCGCCCGCAACCCCTGCGCAGATGGCCACCGTGGGGGCTGCAGCGAGCATGCCGACTGCCTGAGCACCGGCCTG AACACACGGCGCTGTGAGTGCCACTCAGGCTACGTGGGTGATGGACTGCAGTGTCTGGAGGAATCGGAACCACCTGTGGACCGCTGCCTGGGCCAGCCACCGCCCTGCCACTCAGATGCCGTGTGCACTGACCTGCACTTCCAGG AGAAACGGGCTGGCGTCTTCCACCTCCAGGCCACCAGCGGCCCTTACGGTCTGAacttttcggaggctgaggcggcatgTGAAGCCCAGGGAGCTGTCCTTGCTTCATTCCCTCAGCTCTCTGCTGCCCAGCAG CTGGGCTTCCACCTGTGCCTCATGGGCTGGCTGGCCAACGGCTCTGCTGCCCACCCTGTGGTTTTCCCTACGGCCGACTGTGGCAGTGGGCGGGTGGGCATAGTCAGCCTGGGTGCTCGAAAAAACCTCTCGGAGCGCTGGGACGCCTACTGCTTCCGCGTGCAAG ATGTGGCCTGCCAATGCCGAGACGGCTTCGTGGGTGACGGGATCAGCACATGCAACGGGAAGCTGCTGGATGTGCTGGCTGCCACGGCCAACTTCTCCACTTTCTATGGG ATGCTGCTGGGCTATGCCAATGCCACCCAGCGTGGTCTCGACTTCCTGGACTTCCTGGAGGATGAGCTCACCTATAAGACACTATTCGTCCCTGTCAATGAGGGCTTTGGGGACAACATG ACGCTGAGTGGTCCAGACCTGGAGCTGCATGCCTCCAACGTCACCTTCCTAAGTGCCAACGCCAGCCAGGGGAAGTTGCTTCTGGCCCACTCAGGCCTCAGCCTCATCATCAGGGACGTGGGCCCTGACAACAGTTCCTGGGCCCCTGTGGTGAGTGTGGCCACCGTCCCACCCTGCTGGCGCTGGCCCTCACCATGGGGCCTGACTCTGGTCTCCCTGCAGGCTCCAGGGACAGTTGTGGTTAGCCATGTCATCATGTGGGACATCATGGCCTTCAATGGCATCATCCATGCTCTGGCCAGCCCTCTCCTGGCACCTCCACAGCCC TGGCTGCTGCTGGCACCTGAAGCCCCACCTGTGGCAGCAGGTGTGGGGGCTGTGCTTGCTGCTGGAGCCTTGCTCGGCCTGGTGGCCGGAGCCCTCTACCTCCGTACCCGAGGCAAGCCCACTGGCTTTGgcttctctgccttccag GCGGAAGATGATGCTGATGGCGTCTCACCATGGCAAGAAGGGACCAACCCCACCCTGGTCTCTGTCCCCAACCCTATCTTTGGGAGCCATGACACCTTTTGTGAACCCTTTGAC GACTCGCTCTTAGAGGACGATTTCCCTGACACCCAGAGGATCCTCACAGTCAAGTGA